The following proteins come from a genomic window of Pyxidicoccus sp. MSG2:
- the gspC gene encoding type II secretion system protein GspC translates to MELFFRKYFWTVNLLFILLVALLAARTVNLFVESAIAPVPSGTATRAPTQARRPETALASLDMNRLSRLTGIKIPEPEVAVREPETPQLDPNAPPVKSGLRVKLLGTLVAANADWSFASIQDMVTQRSQTYMVGNALQGATVQEIERERVIILNNGRREFIDGQPGDGAFVPPSPPVAVANTTPPPGNGSGIRATSDNEYEVPRAEIDKTLNNLNDVAMQARIVPAFKDGQAVGFKLFSIRPDSIYSKIGVQNGDVIRRINGFDLNSPEKALEVYSKMKDASRIEIEIERNGAPIKKSYNVR, encoded by the coding sequence ATGGAACTCTTCTTTCGAAAATACTTCTGGACGGTGAACCTGCTGTTCATCCTGCTCGTGGCCCTGCTGGCTGCGCGCACGGTGAACCTGTTCGTCGAGTCCGCCATCGCGCCGGTTCCCTCCGGAACGGCGACGCGCGCGCCGACGCAGGCCCGGAGGCCGGAGACGGCCCTGGCCTCGCTCGACATGAACCGGCTGTCGCGGCTCACCGGCATCAAGATTCCGGAGCCCGAGGTCGCCGTGCGGGAGCCGGAGACGCCCCAGCTGGACCCCAACGCGCCGCCGGTGAAGAGCGGCCTGCGGGTGAAGCTGCTGGGCACCCTCGTCGCGGCCAACGCCGACTGGTCCTTCGCGTCCATCCAGGACATGGTGACCCAGCGCTCGCAGACGTACATGGTGGGCAACGCCCTCCAGGGCGCCACCGTGCAGGAAATCGAGCGCGAGCGCGTCATCATCCTCAACAACGGCCGCCGCGAGTTCATCGACGGGCAGCCCGGTGACGGCGCCTTCGTGCCGCCCTCGCCGCCCGTGGCCGTGGCCAACACCACGCCCCCGCCTGGCAACGGCAGCGGCATCCGCGCCACCAGCGACAACGAATACGAAGTCCCGCGCGCGGAGATCGACAAGACGCTCAACAACCTCAACGACGTGGCCATGCAGGCCCGCATCGTTCCCGCGTTCAAGGACGGTCAGGCGGTGGGCTTCAAGCTCTTCTCCATCCGCCCGGACTCCATCTACTCGAAGATTGGCGTACAGAACGGCGACGTCATCCGCCGCATCAACGGGTTCGACCTCAACAGCCCCGAGAAGGCGCTGGAGGTCTACTCGAAGATGAAGGACGCATCCCGCATCGAAATTGAGATC